Proteins encoded in a region of the Synechococcus sp. BIOS-U3-1 genome:
- a CDS encoding RNA polymerase sigma factor, RpoD/SigA family, which yields MAKHARSTGHAPIRWSGGNDLLRLYLQDIGRVDLLTSEEEVTLSRLVQAREKLLVQERDLSNRHAAIRILLDLEELQLREANQVSHWPTRQEWARAAQLPLEELSRQLNEGYSLWAEEVGLEAKELQRRLREGRRARDRMIQANLRLVVAVAKKYQQRGMELLDLVQEGTLGLERAVEKFDPTRGFRFSTYAYWWIRQGMTRAIATQSRTIRLPVHVTEKLNRIKRVQQEIATEKGRLASVSDLAKELGLSEETVRMTLMRVPRSVSLETRVGKDQDTQLGDLLEDGSATPEQTLTRDSLHDDLEHLLDELTPREAEVIRSRFGLEDDHPRTLAEIGEAMALSRERVRQIETRALIKLRQPQRRSKVKDYILGLDS from the coding sequence TTGGCCAAACACGCGCGATCGACGGGGCATGCCCCGATCCGCTGGAGCGGTGGCAACGACCTGCTGCGCCTGTACCTGCAGGACATCGGTCGAGTCGACCTGCTCACCAGCGAGGAAGAAGTCACCCTCTCTCGTCTTGTTCAGGCGCGGGAAAAACTGCTGGTCCAGGAGAGGGATCTCAGCAATCGCCATGCCGCAATCCGAATCCTGTTGGATCTCGAGGAACTGCAGCTGCGCGAAGCCAATCAAGTGAGCCACTGGCCCACACGTCAGGAATGGGCACGGGCGGCTCAGTTGCCCCTAGAGGAACTCAGTCGTCAGCTGAATGAGGGTTACAGCCTTTGGGCCGAGGAAGTGGGCCTTGAGGCCAAGGAACTACAACGAAGGCTTCGCGAGGGACGCAGGGCCCGCGACCGGATGATCCAGGCCAACCTGCGGCTTGTGGTCGCGGTCGCCAAAAAGTACCAGCAACGGGGCATGGAGCTGCTGGATCTGGTTCAGGAAGGCACGCTTGGTCTTGAGCGGGCGGTTGAGAAGTTCGACCCCACCCGAGGCTTCCGCTTCAGCACTTACGCCTACTGGTGGATCCGACAGGGCATGACCAGGGCCATCGCCACCCAGAGCCGAACGATCCGCCTGCCGGTGCATGTCACCGAAAAACTAAACCGCATCAAACGTGTCCAGCAGGAGATCGCCACTGAAAAGGGACGACTGGCATCGGTGAGTGATCTTGCCAAGGAGCTGGGTCTGAGCGAAGAAACAGTGCGCATGACGCTGATGCGGGTTCCTCGATCGGTCTCCCTGGAAACCAGGGTCGGCAAGGACCAGGACACCCAGCTGGGAGACCTACTGGAAGACGGCAGTGCCACGCCTGAGCAGACCCTCACCCGCGATTCCCTCCATGACGACCTGGAGCACTTGCTGGATGAGCTCACACCGAGGGAGGCTGAAGTGATCCGCAGCCGTTTCGGACTCGAAGATGATCACCCGCGCACCTTGGCTGAAATCGGTGAAGCCATGGCGTTGTCGCGGGAAAGAGTGCGCCAGATCGAGACGCGCGCTCTGATCAAGCTGCGCCAACCGCAGAGACGATCCAAGGTGAAGGACTACATCCTCGGCCTGGATTCCTAA
- a CDS encoding Dps family protein, with protein MASAPQINIGIPQEQREEIAAGLSRLLADTYVLYGKTHGFHWNVTGPMFNTLHLMFMDQYTELWNSLDEIAERIRALGVVAPYGGSTLAGLASIKEVTEQPAALDMVRELVTGHEAVARTARSIFPLAEAASDEPTADLLTQRLQIHEKTAWMLRSLLEG; from the coding sequence ATGGCCAGCGCGCCCCAGATCAACATCGGTATCCCTCAGGAACAGCGCGAAGAGATCGCAGCTGGTCTGAGTCGCTTACTCGCTGATACCTATGTGCTTTATGGGAAAACACATGGGTTCCACTGGAACGTAACCGGTCCGATGTTCAACACCTTGCATCTGATGTTCATGGACCAGTACACCGAGCTGTGGAACTCCCTGGACGAGATCGCGGAAAGGATCAGGGCTCTCGGCGTGGTGGCCCCCTACGGAGGCTCGACCCTTGCCGGACTGGCATCCATCAAGGAAGTCACCGAGCAGCCTGCTGCGCTCGACATGGTGCGGGAGCTGGTGACTGGCCATGAAGCCGTAGCCAGAACCGCTCGCAGCATCTTTCCTTTAGCGGAGGCCGCGAGTGATGAGCCCACCGCTGATCTGCTGACACAGCGCCTGCAGATTCACGAAAAAACCGCCTGGATGCTCAGGAGCCTGCTGGAGGGCTGA
- a CDS encoding CTP synthase: MAKFVFVTGGVVSSIGKGIVAASLGRLLKSRGYSVSILKLDPYLNVDPGTMSPFQHGEVFVTEDGAETDLDLGHYERFTDTAMSRLNSVTTGSIYQSVINKERRGDYNGGTVQVIPHITGEIRERIQRVAANSGADVVITEIGGTVGDIESLPFLEAIREFRGDVGRNDLAYIHVTLLPFIGTSGELKTKPTQHSVKELRSIGIQPDVLVCRSDRDINPELKRKIGGFCGVPERAVIPSLDADSIYAVPLTLEDEGLCREVLDILQLEDHDSDMAGWAQLVHQMRNPGPTVKVALVGKYVQLNDAYLSVVEALRHACLAQNASLDLHWVCAEQIENDGAESLLKGMDAVVVPGGFGNRGVDGKVAAIRWAREQRVPFLGLCLGMQTAVIEWARNQAGLTDASSAELDPETQHAVIHLLPEQQDVVDLGGTMRLGVYPCRIAEGSMAERLYGDQVVYERHRHRYEFNNAYRTLFLESGYRISGSSPDGRLVELIELPGHPFFTACQYHPEFLSRPGRPHPLFRGLIEAAQQRLPSSPSEALRQQGSAISSRDFPESSRNP; the protein is encoded by the coding sequence ATGGCCAAGTTCGTCTTCGTCACCGGTGGTGTCGTCTCCAGCATCGGCAAAGGAATCGTGGCCGCCAGCCTTGGTCGCCTGCTCAAATCGCGTGGCTACAGCGTTTCGATCCTGAAGCTCGATCCGTACCTGAATGTGGACCCAGGCACGATGAGCCCGTTCCAGCATGGCGAAGTCTTCGTCACAGAAGACGGAGCCGAGACTGACCTCGACCTGGGTCACTACGAACGCTTCACAGATACAGCGATGTCACGCCTCAACAGCGTGACCACCGGTTCGATCTATCAGTCGGTGATCAACAAAGAGCGCCGCGGTGATTACAACGGTGGCACGGTGCAGGTGATCCCCCACATCACCGGTGAGATCCGCGAACGGATCCAACGCGTGGCCGCCAACAGTGGCGCCGATGTGGTGATCACCGAAATCGGCGGCACCGTGGGTGACATTGAGTCGCTGCCCTTTCTGGAAGCGATCCGTGAATTCCGTGGCGATGTGGGTCGCAATGACCTGGCCTACATCCACGTCACCCTGCTGCCGTTTATCGGCACTTCTGGAGAGCTGAAAACCAAACCCACCCAGCACTCCGTGAAGGAGCTGAGATCGATTGGCATCCAGCCCGATGTGCTGGTCTGCCGAAGCGACCGGGACATCAACCCAGAGCTCAAACGCAAGATCGGCGGCTTCTGTGGAGTGCCTGAACGAGCCGTCATCCCTTCCTTAGACGCCGACAGCATTTATGCCGTGCCATTGACCCTCGAGGACGAAGGTCTCTGCCGTGAAGTGCTCGATATTCTGCAACTGGAGGACCATGACAGCGACATGGCCGGTTGGGCCCAGCTAGTCCACCAGATGCGCAACCCAGGTCCAACCGTCAAAGTGGCGCTAGTCGGCAAGTACGTGCAGCTCAACGACGCCTACCTCTCGGTTGTCGAAGCGCTTCGCCACGCATGTCTGGCGCAAAATGCCTCACTTGATTTGCACTGGGTCTGCGCTGAGCAGATCGAGAACGACGGAGCCGAAAGCCTGCTGAAAGGAATGGACGCCGTCGTGGTGCCGGGCGGCTTCGGCAACCGGGGTGTTGACGGCAAAGTGGCCGCAATTCGCTGGGCAAGAGAACAACGCGTGCCTTTCCTGGGTCTTTGCCTCGGCATGCAAACGGCGGTGATCGAATGGGCACGCAATCAGGCCGGTCTCACGGATGCATCCAGTGCTGAGCTCGATCCGGAAACCCAGCATGCAGTGATTCACCTGCTTCCAGAGCAGCAAGATGTTGTTGATCTGGGCGGCACCATGCGTCTGGGCGTTTACCCCTGCCGAATCGCCGAAGGCTCGATGGCCGAACGTCTCTACGGCGATCAAGTGGTCTACGAACGCCACCGGCACCGTTATGAATTCAACAACGCTTACCGCACCCTGTTCCTGGAGTCGGGCTATCGCATCAGCGGCAGCTCACCGGATGGCCGGCTGGTGGAACTGATCGAGTTGCCGGGTCATCCCTTCTTCACGGCCTGCCAGTACCACCCTGAATTCCTGTCGCGCCCGGGCAGGCCACACCCTCTGTTCCGCGGTTTGATCGAGGCCGCCCAGCAGCGTCTGCCCTCGAGTCCCAGCGAAGCTCTACGTCAACAGGGTTCAGCCATCAGCAGCCGCGACTTCCCCGAATCCAGCCGCAACCCTTGA
- a CDS encoding 7-carboxy-7-deazaguanine synthase QueE gives MAETKNGLPLVETFHSLQGEGLHAGRSAFFIRLGGCKVGCSWCDTKHSWSANMHPQRSVDDLAQDALQAAKAGAAFVVITGGEPLHHPLEPLTSAIRSSCSLPIHLETSGVDPLSGSPDWITLSPKRHKPPRQDLLSCCHELKVVVHESADLLFADAVAAQAPQAHWLVQPGWDSHEGQELAVTKAQGDGRWRLSLQNHKWLGVR, from the coding sequence ATTGCCGAGACCAAGAACGGCCTGCCGTTGGTGGAAACCTTCCACTCCTTGCAGGGAGAAGGTCTGCATGCAGGTCGCAGCGCTTTTTTCATCCGGCTCGGTGGCTGCAAGGTGGGCTGCAGCTGGTGTGACACCAAGCATTCCTGGTCGGCAAATATGCACCCACAACGAAGCGTCGATGACCTTGCGCAGGATGCCTTACAGGCAGCCAAAGCTGGAGCAGCGTTTGTGGTCATCACTGGCGGGGAACCACTGCATCACCCACTCGAACCGCTCACCAGCGCCATCCGCAGCAGTTGTTCGTTACCCATCCACCTCGAGACCAGCGGCGTCGATCCCCTCAGCGGCAGCCCCGACTGGATCACGCTCTCGCCGAAACGACACAAACCACCAAGACAGGATCTGCTCAGCTGCTGCCATGAACTGAAGGTGGTCGTTCATGAATCTGCAGATCTGCTGTTCGCCGATGCAGTAGCCGCTCAAGCTCCACAGGCTCACTGGCTCGTGCAACCGGGATGGGACAGCCATGAAGGCCAAGAGCTGGCAGTAACCAAAGCACAGGGAGATGGACGCTGGCGGCTGAGCCTGCAAAACCACAAGTGGCTTGGCGTGCGCTGA
- a CDS encoding M23 family metallopeptidase, with amino-acid sequence MQRNNLQLIGAMATGIAWAFVGMATTICAQDLPPEKVPERTGVSNLALLSQSRPRRLPESHRPFRKGETLRLVYPLAQPAEEVQPYGWRYSDHRQRWRMHVGHDLIAPAATPVLAMLSGRVQLVQSISGYGLTVLLDHGRGWQTVYAHLQSSDIHVGQLVQAGDNIGRVGRSGSASTDHLHVELRRLEGRQAFALDLGPLLPH; translated from the coding sequence ATGCAGCGCAACAATCTGCAGCTGATCGGAGCCATGGCGACGGGGATCGCATGGGCCTTTGTCGGTATGGCAACGACCATCTGTGCACAAGATCTCCCTCCAGAAAAGGTTCCTGAACGCACCGGTGTTTCCAATCTGGCCTTACTCAGCCAATCCCGCCCACGACGGCTACCCGAATCGCACCGCCCGTTCCGAAAAGGGGAAACGCTGCGTCTGGTGTATCCATTAGCTCAACCTGCGGAGGAGGTTCAGCCCTATGGCTGGCGCTACTCAGACCATCGCCAACGCTGGCGCATGCACGTGGGCCATGACCTGATCGCTCCTGCGGCAACGCCGGTTCTGGCCATGCTTTCAGGACGAGTGCAACTGGTGCAGTCGATCAGCGGCTATGGACTCACGGTGCTGCTCGACCATGGCCGGGGCTGGCAAACCGTGTATGCCCATCTTCAGAGCTCTGACATCCATGTCGGTCAGCTGGTGCAAGCCGGTGACAACATCGGTCGCGTGGGACGCAGCGGCTCCGCCAGCACCGACCATCTGCACGTGGAGCTCAGACGACTGGAGGGTCGCCAGGCCTTTGCCCTGGACCTTGGCCCACTACTGCCCCACTAA
- a CDS encoding ecotin family protein has protein sequence MTKPPHQQLKPIACFGAALSLSALAAQPGVAIPRLNLSGYPQPAPGLKRWVIQPSGLLPKSADPIISASPIDWRIQLIVGQTVTLDCNTKRLSGSGMTMRMLPKASGKALFEVKGPVAVISSKMACLDDQSSRSSFLSLGKQPYLVPYNASWPIVVDLPETLQLRWRVWKAETRQQNAVKL, from the coding sequence ATGACGAAGCCTCCGCATCAGCAGTTGAAGCCGATCGCCTGCTTTGGAGCTGCTCTATCACTCTCCGCTTTGGCTGCGCAGCCCGGTGTTGCGATTCCGCGTCTGAATCTGAGTGGCTATCCGCAGCCAGCCCCAGGCCTTAAACGTTGGGTAATTCAGCCTTCGGGTCTGCTGCCCAAGAGTGCAGATCCAATCATCTCTGCATCACCAATCGACTGGCGGATTCAGTTGATCGTGGGCCAGACGGTCACGCTTGATTGCAACACCAAGCGCCTTTCAGGCTCTGGAATGACCATGCGCATGCTGCCCAAGGCATCCGGTAAGGCTCTCTTCGAAGTGAAAGGTCCAGTTGCTGTGATCAGCTCCAAGATGGCCTGTCTTGATGATCAGTCGAGCAGGAGTTCCTTCCTATCGCTGGGCAAGCAGCCCTACCTCGTTCCTTACAACGCCTCCTGGCCAATCGTTGTCGATTTGCCCGAGACCTTGCAACTGCGCTGGCGGGTCTGGAAAGCGGAGACGCGTCAACAGAACGCCGTGAAGCTCTAG
- the queC gene encoding 7-cyano-7-deazaguanine synthase QueC: MTDFTSIALLSGGLDSATAAALAIEAGGRVIGLSFDYGQRHRRELQAANTIAEALNLAEHHTISVNLASWGGSSLTDQQQALPTHGLQEGVIPNTYVPGRNTVFISIGLSLAEARNADRLVLGVNAVDYSGYPDCRPDYLEAFQTLANLSSKVGREGHGPRLWAPLVTWSKQRIVEEALRLGVPIESTWSCYSGGSKPCSVCDSCRIRDAALRDAGRPDLCSSESR, from the coding sequence ATGACCGATTTCACCTCGATTGCCCTCTTATCAGGCGGACTTGATTCGGCCACAGCGGCAGCTCTAGCGATTGAAGCGGGCGGGCGAGTGATCGGGCTCTCCTTCGATTACGGACAGCGCCATCGACGTGAACTGCAGGCAGCAAATACCATCGCCGAAGCTCTGAACCTGGCCGAGCACCACACCATCAGCGTGAACCTGGCCAGTTGGGGGGGGTCATCGCTGACGGATCAACAACAGGCATTACCGACCCATGGGCTGCAGGAGGGAGTCATCCCCAACACCTACGTGCCTGGAAGGAACACGGTGTTCATCAGCATCGGCCTCAGCCTGGCTGAGGCCCGCAACGCAGACCGCCTCGTTCTTGGAGTGAATGCCGTGGATTACTCGGGGTATCCCGATTGCCGGCCCGACTATCTGGAGGCTTTCCAGACCCTTGCCAACCTCAGCAGCAAAGTGGGCCGGGAAGGACATGGCCCCCGGCTCTGGGCACCACTGGTGACATGGAGCAAGCAACGGATCGTGGAGGAAGCCCTGCGCCTGGGCGTGCCCATCGAGTCGACCTGGAGCTGCTACAGCGGTGGGAGCAAGCCGTGCAGCGTCTGCGACAGCTGTCGCATTCGTGATGCCGCCCTGCGCGATGCCGGCCGCCCCGATCTTTGCAGCAGCGAAAGCCGATGA
- a CDS encoding anthranilate synthase component I family protein translates to MTLLRSRLPWLEPTLVAENLAHVHGENGLIWLDGDGSELGRHITLAVDPLEQHCCRGLPGDPGASNPFTTLRHLKDGHWTGWLSYDAAAWTEPGNPWRRDVMATLWIARHDPVLRFDLKAREIHLEGVDPMRHAAMAKTLERLTPNKITSWQEKTLGCSWHRHSDRSTYKAGVSKIRELIASGDLFQANLTSCASSTLRNNVSNLELYGRLRDQCPAPFSGLLVGSGAATGEAILSTSPERFLQVEPSGAVQTRPIKGTRPRHADPCIDDDLAADLVCSAKDRAENVMIVDLLRNDLGRVCRPGSVQVPDLVRLESYARVHHLTSVVTGQLRAGASWVDLLEASWPGGSITGAPKLRACQRLYELEAQGRGPYCGSILHLNWNGHFDSNILIRTLLRKDTQLRLHAGCGIVADSDPEAEADELDWKLLPLLEALR, encoded by the coding sequence ATGACCCTGTTGCGCAGCCGTCTGCCCTGGCTGGAGCCGACCTTGGTCGCTGAAAACCTAGCTCACGTTCACGGTGAGAACGGCCTGATCTGGCTCGATGGAGATGGCAGCGAACTTGGACGCCACATCACCCTGGCGGTTGATCCTCTGGAGCAGCACTGCTGCCGAGGGCTGCCGGGTGATCCAGGAGCGTCCAATCCCTTCACAACGCTGCGGCATCTCAAGGACGGACACTGGACTGGATGGCTCAGCTACGACGCAGCCGCCTGGACGGAACCCGGCAACCCCTGGCGTCGCGATGTGATGGCAACCCTCTGGATCGCACGCCACGATCCTGTGCTGCGATTTGATCTCAAAGCCAGAGAAATCCATCTGGAAGGGGTTGACCCCATGCGCCACGCGGCCATGGCCAAAACACTGGAACGCCTGACACCAAACAAGATCACTTCATGGCAAGAGAAGACGCTTGGATGCAGCTGGCATCGGCACAGTGACCGCTCCACATACAAAGCCGGCGTCAGCAAAATCCGTGAGCTGATTGCCAGCGGCGATCTGTTCCAGGCCAACCTCACCAGCTGCGCAAGCAGCACTCTCAGAAACAACGTCAGCAATCTGGAGCTGTACGGACGATTGCGCGATCAATGCCCCGCTCCCTTCAGCGGTCTCCTCGTTGGTAGCGGTGCTGCCACAGGTGAAGCGATTCTCTCCACCTCCCCGGAACGCTTTCTGCAGGTAGAGCCAAGCGGAGCAGTGCAGACAAGACCAATCAAAGGAACCCGGCCACGCCATGCCGATCCCTGCATCGACGACGACCTGGCAGCGGACTTGGTCTGCAGTGCCAAGGATCGCGCCGAAAACGTGATGATCGTGGACTTACTGCGCAACGACCTTGGTCGTGTCTGCCGGCCTGGATCGGTGCAGGTGCCTGATCTTGTACGGCTCGAGAGCTATGCCCGCGTGCACCATCTCACCTCCGTTGTCACCGGTCAGCTGCGTGCGGGCGCCAGCTGGGTGGATCTACTGGAAGCCAGCTGGCCAGGAGGCTCGATCACGGGAGCACCCAAACTGAGGGCCTGTCAACGGCTATACGAACTGGAAGCTCAAGGCCGTGGACCCTATTGCGGATCGATTCTCCACCTCAACTGGAACGGCCACTTCGACAGCAACATCCTGATCCGCACCCTGCTGCGTAAAGACACGCAGCTACGGCTCCATGCCGGTTGTGGAATTGTGGCTGACTCCGATCCAGAAGCGGAAGCAGACGAACTCGACTGGAAACTGCTGCCCTTGCTGGAGGCACTTAGATGA
- a CDS encoding aminotransferase class IV, with the protein MTSTILGWHNGEWGSADALGMPLTDRGLQLADGLFETVLIQDGNAQLLSEHLQRWQHGAARLGMAAPPARPWLEDLVGEAITRAALNRAGTTGAMRLNWSRGSIGGRGIGLPTADPDPTQHRFWLTLQPHQPNFQPAQAWISVQEQRNANSVLSQCKTLAYGQSIQARREAQALGSELALLRNTSGDLCCGDSANLLVKREGHWITPPLSSGCLPGVMRAKALQQKLVTATRIGPTLQADDQVLLINSLGCRSLKQVDRMELHPSAEAKLLWQQLLLG; encoded by the coding sequence ATGACCTCAACAATCCTTGGCTGGCATAACGGCGAGTGGGGCAGCGCCGATGCACTGGGCATGCCGCTCACGGATCGCGGTCTGCAGCTTGCGGATGGATTGTTCGAGACGGTGCTGATCCAGGACGGAAATGCCCAGCTGCTGAGTGAACATCTGCAGCGGTGGCAGCACGGCGCAGCACGACTCGGCATGGCAGCTCCTCCCGCTCGCCCCTGGCTGGAGGACTTGGTTGGTGAAGCCATCACCCGTGCTGCTCTCAACAGAGCAGGCACAACGGGGGCGATGCGTCTCAACTGGAGCCGAGGCAGCATTGGTGGCCGTGGAATCGGCTTGCCGACAGCTGATCCGGATCCAACTCAGCACCGCTTCTGGCTCACCCTTCAACCCCATCAGCCCAATTTTCAACCCGCGCAGGCCTGGATCAGTGTTCAGGAACAACGCAACGCCAACAGTGTTCTGAGCCAATGCAAGACTCTCGCCTACGGCCAGTCGATTCAGGCCAGGCGGGAAGCGCAAGCACTGGGGTCAGAGCTGGCTCTACTGCGCAATACAAGCGGTGATCTCTGCTGTGGCGACAGCGCCAACCTGCTGGTGAAGCGAGAAGGGCACTGGATCACCCCACCGCTGAGCAGCGGTTGCCTGCCAGGTGTGATGCGAGCCAAAGCACTTCAACAGAAACTCGTCACAGCCACGCGCATTGGTCCAACACTGCAAGCCGACGACCAGGTGCTGCTGATCAACAGCCTGGGCTGCAGGTCCCTCAAACAGGTCGACAGAATGGAGCTGCATCCCTCTGCAGAAGCAAAGTTGCTGTGGCAGCAGCTGCTTCTTGGTTGA
- a CDS encoding HAD-IIB family hydrolase, which produces MTMTPHSNWWVVTDLDGTLMDHHYDWSAAKDAIRCLQRHGIPVIPCTSKTAEEVLRFRELAGLHDPFIVENGGAIYGESATGEVWRQDLGPSWRQLRPQLADLERELGEPLHALDDLSDMDADRLLGLSGEALQMAQRRQCSVPFVPPKLPESRHRLRVLAEMRQLGVVQGNRLGHLLGAGVSKGQALQTLKQRQGVPDVKVLALGDSPNDLALLDASDCAVVVPGAAGPHPELKVGVAEGRYQLAPAPHGEGWSAAVLKWIPGLHDNNTLLS; this is translated from the coding sequence ATGACGATGACTCCACACTCCAACTGGTGGGTTGTGACTGATCTCGACGGCACGCTGATGGATCATCACTACGACTGGTCAGCCGCGAAGGACGCGATCCGTTGCCTTCAGCGTCACGGCATTCCCGTGATCCCCTGCACGAGCAAGACGGCTGAGGAGGTGCTCCGCTTTCGTGAGTTGGCGGGTCTGCATGATCCGTTCATCGTCGAGAACGGTGGGGCCATCTATGGAGAATCCGCGACTGGTGAGGTATGGCGCCAAGACCTGGGTCCATCCTGGAGACAGCTCAGACCGCAACTTGCTGATCTAGAGCGTGAGCTCGGGGAGCCGCTCCATGCCCTTGATGATCTCAGTGACATGGATGCCGATCGGCTCTTAGGCCTCAGCGGTGAGGCTCTGCAGATGGCACAACGCCGTCAGTGCAGCGTTCCCTTCGTCCCACCGAAGCTCCCTGAATCGCGGCATCGTCTTCGGGTGCTGGCTGAAATGCGTCAGCTGGGAGTGGTGCAGGGCAATCGTCTTGGTCATCTGCTGGGTGCCGGGGTGAGCAAGGGCCAGGCATTGCAGACTCTCAAACAACGTCAGGGAGTTCCGGACGTGAAGGTGCTGGCCCTGGGGGATTCGCCGAATGACCTGGCGCTGCTGGATGCCAGCGACTGTGCGGTGGTGGTTCCAGGAGCAGCCGGACCCCATCCCGAGCTGAAGGTCGGCGTGGCCGAGGGTCGTTACCAACTGGCGCCAGCACCCCATGGCGAGGGTTGGTCGGCAGCAGTGTTGAAGTGGATTCCAGGGTTGCACGACAACAACACACTCCTTTCCTGA
- a CDS encoding alpha-amylase family glycosyl hydrolase, with the protein MQPPRDQTLRILLSDLYPHNSSADLQALSSQLLQILGPASAFADSADPNHCWHRDDVVLITYADSVVDDAKPGLQGLRSFVNRHLQVFASVIHVLPFLESTSDGGFAVSSHEQLEERHGDWSDLAALAEGRRLMADLVLNHVSASHPWVRQFLRDEEPGRLCVLEAAPDPCWDDVVRPRSSALFTHLRSSVGQRQVWTTFGPDQVDLDWRCPEVLLGFTRLLKQKLAHGVRWIRLDAVGFVWKEPNTSCIHRPQVHRLVEVLRHLLTYACAGGGVVVTETNVPEEENLSYLRSGREAHLAYNFPLPPLLMEAAMSGSADLLNRWLSRWPQLPNSTALLNFTACHDGVGLRPLEGLMPQRRLLNLLIACEQRGGLVSHRRLADGDDVPYEINISWWSAMADAGVDPAHLQRQRFLLTEMLKLVLPGIPAFYLPALLASPNDLARFRQSGHRRDINRPQFKAAALERRLDDPDSDATAVLTALRHALTLRAELPALHPDSVLDVLSVDRVDRVVLRCSHQGHSLVAVHNFTASRLTFDPTVMGGRDDLVWVDRLTDQQFAPRRRHALEPYAVLWLVQA; encoded by the coding sequence ATGCAGCCTCCGCGCGATCAAACGCTGCGAATCCTGCTAAGTGATCTCTACCCGCATAATTCTTCCGCCGATCTCCAAGCGTTGTCGTCGCAATTGCTGCAAATTCTCGGACCGGCTTCGGCGTTTGCCGATTCGGCAGACCCGAATCACTGCTGGCATCGAGACGATGTGGTGCTCATCACCTATGCGGATTCTGTCGTTGATGATGCAAAACCTGGATTGCAGGGGCTTCGCAGCTTTGTGAATCGCCATCTGCAGGTGTTTGCATCTGTGATTCATGTGCTGCCGTTTCTTGAGTCCACCAGTGATGGTGGGTTTGCCGTTTCGAGTCATGAGCAGTTGGAGGAGCGGCATGGCGACTGGAGTGATCTCGCTGCGTTGGCCGAGGGCCGTCGATTGATGGCCGATCTGGTGCTCAACCATGTTTCTGCATCTCATCCATGGGTGCGTCAGTTTTTGAGAGATGAGGAGCCTGGTCGCTTGTGTGTGCTGGAAGCTGCCCCTGATCCCTGCTGGGACGACGTGGTCCGTCCGCGCAGTTCAGCGCTGTTCACCCATCTGCGGAGCTCTGTCGGTCAGCGTCAGGTGTGGACCACATTCGGACCGGATCAGGTTGATCTGGATTGGCGTTGTCCTGAAGTTCTGCTTGGCTTCACGCGTTTGTTGAAGCAGAAGCTCGCCCATGGTGTGCGCTGGATTCGACTCGATGCCGTTGGCTTCGTCTGGAAGGAGCCGAACACCTCGTGCATTCATCGCCCTCAAGTCCATCGACTGGTCGAGGTGCTGCGACATCTGCTCACCTACGCCTGCGCTGGTGGTGGCGTGGTGGTGACGGAGACCAACGTTCCGGAGGAGGAGAACCTCTCCTACCTGCGCAGTGGTCGCGAAGCCCATCTCGCCTACAACTTCCCGCTTCCTCCCCTGTTGATGGAGGCCGCCATGAGCGGGTCTGCTGATCTGCTGAACCGCTGGCTTTCGCGCTGGCCCCAACTGCCAAACTCCACTGCATTGCTCAACTTCACGGCATGCCATGACGGCGTGGGGTTGAGGCCTTTGGAGGGTCTGATGCCCCAGCGGCGTCTGTTGAATTTGCTGATTGCCTGTGAGCAGCGAGGTGGCTTGGTGAGTCACCGTCGACTCGCTGATGGGGATGATGTTCCCTATGAGATCAACATCAGCTGGTGGAGCGCCATGGCCGATGCCGGTGTCGATCCAGCTCATCTTCAGCGCCAGCGTTTTCTGCTCACCGAAATGCTGAAGTTGGTGCTTCCAGGCATTCCTGCCTTTTATCTACCAGCCTTGCTTGCGAGTCCGAATGATCTGGCTCGCTTTCGTCAAAGTGGTCATCGCCGGGACATCAATCGCCCTCAATTCAAAGCAGCAGCGCTGGAGCGGCGCCTTGATGATCCCGATAGCGATGCAACCGCTGTGTTGACGGCTCTGCGCCATGCACTCACGTTGCGTGCCGAGCTACCTGCACTGCATCCGGACAGCGTCTTGGACGTGCTTAGTGTCGATCGCGTGGATCGTGTCGTTCTGCGTTGCTCCCATCAGGGTCACAGTTTGGTGGCTGTGCACAACTTCACAGCCTCACGTTTGACGTTTGATCCCACCGTTATGGGCGGCCGAGATGATCTGGTCTGGGTCGATCGCCTCACTGATCAGCAGTTTGCGCCGCGAAGGCGGCATGCACTCGAGCCGTATGCCGTGCTCTGGCTGGTGCAGGCATGA